One genomic region from Branchiostoma lanceolatum isolate klBraLanc5 chromosome 7, klBraLanc5.hap2, whole genome shotgun sequence encodes:
- the LOC136438367 gene encoding crystal protein-like — protein MRWKPPQPFNTPWAPQTYNATFIRPGCYQTACYYLSDVRQEFGCPRDNKFSEDCLHLNIFTPLPFNPSEKLPVAIWLPGKRYKYGSATDLVLDGRFLANKTRAIVVTTNYRLGALGFLVAGEGEGAAKGNYGTLDQIAAMRWVQSNIGSFGGDKDQVTIMGQSSGADSVALHLMAENTEDLFKQAVMMSIPFIPHKTRAEALQLSKVVAELLNCTTGNMTCFRAATPDKVNKAGSNSEPVVPTDIIQKYVEWAPYVDGVTVKTQLLQDIFLKGKFQKKPFIIGSTTDDACPIMYDAWNVSMTQSLYEEVMLSVFLGKAELVLQEYPPASSGDQRPTLSRASTDHYYACPARRVIRAATNFELSNVWLYRFDQIMTKSNDVEVWAKFDQECYSHVCHGSDVPYLFQTLKLAGLNVTDEEQSTADSMAYFFGNFLHTGDPNNSGWRVSSQHQVHPQQPGDVINWPKYNKLNNYINMKFAAPTNQQEQGYLAEKCDFWDKNFP, from the exons ATGCGTTGGAAACCACCACAGCCGTTCAACACTCCTTGGGCACCACAGACCTACAACGCCACCTTTATACGACCTGGCTGCTATCAG ACTGCCTGCTACTATTTATCTGATGTACGTCAGGAGTTCGGCTGTCCACGGGATAACAAGTTCAGCGAAGATTGCCTACACCTCAACatcttcacccccctccccttcaatCCTTCAGAAAAGTTACCGGTGGCAATTTGGCTGCCAGGGAAACGGTACAAGTATGGCTCAGCTACAGACCTGGTTCTTGATGGCAGATTTTTAGCCAATAAAACAAGGGCCATTGTGGTCACCACGAACTACAGACTTGGGGCTCTGGGCTTTCTGGTAGCTGGGGAGGGTGAGGGAGCAGCTAAAGGGAACTATGGAACACTGGATCAGATAGCTGCCATGCGATGGGTTCAGAGTAACATAGGTAGCTTTGGAGGGGACAAAGACCAGGTGACCATCATGGGGCAAAGTTCAGGAGCAGATTCTGTGGCGCTTCATCTCATGGCAGAAAATACTGAAGACCTCTTCAAACAAGCCGTCATGATGAGCATTCCCTTCATTCCTCACAAGACACGTGCTGAAGCCTTGCAGCTAAGCAAGGTTGTAGCTGAACTTCTGAACTGTACCACAGGCAACATGACATGCTTTCGGGCTGCAACACCAGACAAGGTCAACAAGGCCGGGTCCAATTCGGAGCCTGTCGTCCCAACCGACATCATACAGAAGTATGTGGAGTGGGCACCTTATGTTGATGGAGTCACCGTCAAGACTCAACTCCTCCAGGACATATTTTTGAAAGGGAAATTCCAGAAGAAGCCCTTCATCATTGGTTCTACCACTGATGACGCTTGTCCGATCATGTATGACGCATGGAATGTCAGCATGACGCAAAGCTTGTATGAAGAAGTCATGCTTAGTGTTTTCCTGGGGAAAGCAGAATTAGTGCTGCAAGAGTACCCGCCGGCTTCATCGGGAGACCAACGCCCGACGCTGTCGCGTGCTTCCACAGACCATTATTATGCCTGTCCTGCACGGAGGGTGATCCGAGCAGCCACCAACTTTGAACTGTCCAATGTGTGGCTTTACCGTTTTGATCAGATCATGACGAAGTCCAATGATGTGGAAGTGTGGGCAAAGTTCGACCAGGAGTGCTATAGCCACGTCTGCCATGGATCCGACGTCCCCTATCTCTTCCAAACCCTGAAGCTGGCCGGACTGAACGTGACAGATGAAGAACAGAGCACAGCCGACTCAATGGCCTACTTCTTTGGAAACTTCCTCCACACCGGAGATCCCAACAACTCAGGATGGCGAGTTTCCTCCCAGCACCAGGTCCATCCACAACagcctggtgacgtcatcaactgGCCAAAATACAACAAGCTCAACAACTACATCAACATGAAGTTCGCTGCACCAACTAACCAACAGGAACAGGGATATCTGGCTGAGAAGTGTGATTTCTGGGACAAGAACTTTCCATAA